In [Clostridium] cellulosi, one genomic interval encodes:
- a CDS encoding hypothetical protein (Family membership), with amino-acid sequence MSDQNSALRTVVFVDYESWFYGLHNQFNAETDVTGWFKNLKTKGLIDDIYIFGDFENNKMIAQDRLKLRTLTSNIIDCANLESKKDYTDFIILDRIYQTVIRNDLIQQYIIFSGDGHFSNVAAFLKNFKDKVVGIYAVAGTLSTQLRNSASWVEIVYPTGIKDETSQVNKQIDINVEKDENYCRDLIINYIRENEVSPTFIPTFTNTVANVSANNNVSKDTIANTLKKLIEEEIVLQRLQKTYCGKILKGLSLNKHVSI; translated from the coding sequence ATGAGTGACCAAAACAGCGCTTTGAGGACTGTCGTTTTCGTCGATTATGAATCGTGGTTTTATGGACTGCATAATCAATTTAATGCGGAAACGGATGTCACAGGCTGGTTTAAAAACCTTAAAACAAAAGGGTTAATTGATGATATTTATATTTTCGGTGATTTTGAAAACAATAAAATGATCGCACAGGACAGGTTAAAACTGCGTACCCTGACAAGCAATATCATAGACTGTGCAAATTTAGAGAGTAAAAAGGACTACACCGATTTTATAATTCTGGACCGAATTTATCAGACAGTTATAAGAAATGATTTGATTCAGCAATATATCATATTCTCGGGTGACGGCCATTTTTCAAATGTGGCCGCTTTCCTTAAAAATTTTAAAGACAAAGTTGTCGGTATTTACGCAGTTGCCGGAACACTGAGTACACAACTGAGAAATTCGGCAAGCTGGGTTGAAATAGTATACCCTACCGGCATAAAAGATGAGACGTCACAAGTCAACAAACAAATTGACATCAATGTTGAAAAAGATGAAAACTATTGCAGGGATCTAATTATCAACTATATACGAGAAAATGAGGTTAGTCCGACATTTATACCGACATTTACAAACACTGTTGCAAATGTCAGCGCCAACAACAATGTCAGCAAAGATACCATAGCCAACACATTAAAAAAACTGATTGAAGAAGAAATTGTTTTACAGCGTTTGCAGAAAACATATTGCGGTAAAATTTTGAAGGGTCTATCCCTTAATAAACACGTTTCAATTTAA
- a CDS encoding hypothetical protein (Family membership) — translation MKFNILKNIPDLYKKKERNLYIAESKRAQKDFMPEMRSMRPISRNSTVLSTGLETRNK, via the coding sequence ATGAAATTTAATATTTTAAAAAACATTCCTGACTTATATAAAAAGAAAGAAAGAAACCTGTATATCGCCGAGTCAAAGCGGGCGCAGAAAGATTTCATGCCTGAAATGAGGTCGATGCGGCCTATCAGTAGAAACAGCACGGTTCTGAGCACAGGCTTAGAAACTCGCAACAAATAA
- the proB gene encoding Glutamate 5-kinase (High confidence in function and specificity), giving the protein MNRLIKNAKRIVVKVGTSTLTYPNGKLNIRRISQLVRVLSDFKNEGKEIVLVTSGAIGVGTARLKLKERPKETRMKQAAAAIGQCELMYLYDKLFGEYGHITAQILMTRIITDRDNTRVNLINTFNTLLKLGAVPIVNENDSVAVEEIECDDIAFGGNDTLSAVVATLIEADVLILLSDIEGLYDSDPHKNPDAKLIPCVDKIDDYIRSLAGGAGSSLGTGGMVTKIEAAQIATEAGIDMVIMDGSDPQKLYDLFEGKSVGTIFHAKH; this is encoded by the coding sequence GTGAATAGATTGATAAAAAACGCCAAGCGTATTGTTGTGAAAGTTGGCACTTCAACGCTTACATACCCAAACGGAAAACTAAACATAAGACGAATTTCCCAACTTGTTCGTGTACTGTCCGACTTTAAAAACGAGGGAAAAGAGATTGTGCTTGTCACTTCCGGCGCTATCGGTGTCGGAACAGCAAGGTTAAAGCTCAAAGAGCGGCCAAAGGAGACCCGCATGAAACAGGCTGCGGCGGCCATCGGGCAGTGCGAATTAATGTATCTTTATGACAAACTTTTTGGTGAATATGGCCATATCACCGCGCAAATACTGATGACGCGCATCATAACTGACCGCGATAATACGCGCGTGAACCTTATCAACACATTTAATACCTTGCTGAAACTCGGCGCAGTGCCGATAGTCAATGAAAACGACTCAGTGGCTGTCGAGGAAATTGAATGTGACGATATAGCTTTCGGCGGCAACGATACGCTTTCAGCGGTGGTTGCAACGCTCATAGAGGCAGATGTGCTGATTCTGCTGAGTGATATCGAGGGCCTGTATGACAGCGACCCCCATAAGAATCCAGATGCAAAGCTTATCCCATGTGTAGATAAAATAGACGACTATATACGTTCGCTTGCAGGCGGTGCAGGTTCAAGCCTCGGAACAGGCGGTATGGTGACTAAGATTGAAGCGGCACAGATAGCAACGGAAGCCGGCATAGACATGGTTATAATGGACGGTTCAGACCCTCAGAAACTATATGATTTGTTTGAAGGCAAAAGTGTCGGCACTATCTTTCATGCAAAGCACTGA
- the proA gene encoding Gamma-glutamyl phosphate reductase (High confidence in function and specificity), with the protein MNLEEMGSRALVASRVLASAGTAKKNMALEYIADALIESAGSILSANEEDVKAAKNAGTRASMIDRLTLTEERIKGIADGVRKVALLEDPVGKSDGGWQRPNGLKIQKVRVPLGVIGIIYEARPNVTVDAAALCLKSGNACLLRGGRDALRSNLELARIMRKAIAKAGLPEDCVQVLEDTSHETAQKMMKLNKYIDVLIPRGGRGLIRSVVENSTVPVIETGAGNCHVYVDESADIDMAVNIIFNAKTSRPSVCNAAETLLVHKNIAREFLPRAKEMLDKKHVELRGDELTREILGNSVVPATEEDWETEYNDYILAVKTVSSTDEAIAHINKYGTRHSEAIVTDSFANSQKFLREVDAAAVYVNASTRFTDGNEFGFGAEIGISTQKLHARGPMGLDELTTVKYQIIGSGQVR; encoded by the coding sequence ATGAATCTTGAAGAGATGGGCAGCCGCGCTCTTGTGGCGTCGCGGGTTCTCGCGTCTGCGGGTACGGCGAAAAAGAATATGGCTCTTGAATATATTGCGGACGCACTTATCGAGTCTGCGGGCAGCATTTTGTCGGCGAATGAGGAAGATGTAAAAGCAGCGAAAAATGCCGGAACCAGGGCTTCTATGATTGACCGGCTCACTTTGACGGAAGAGCGCATAAAAGGCATTGCCGACGGCGTCAGGAAGGTCGCATTGCTGGAAGACCCGGTGGGCAAATCTGACGGCGGTTGGCAGCGCCCCAACGGGCTTAAGATACAAAAGGTCAGGGTACCGCTCGGCGTTATCGGTATAATATATGAAGCGCGCCCGAATGTAACGGTAGACGCGGCGGCGCTTTGCCTCAAGTCAGGGAACGCATGCCTGCTTCGGGGCGGTCGTGATGCGCTGCGCTCAAACCTTGAGCTTGCCCGTATAATGCGCAAAGCCATTGCCAAAGCCGGACTGCCTGAAGACTGCGTTCAAGTTTTAGAAGATACGTCCCATGAAACCGCGCAGAAGATGATGAAACTTAACAAATATATCGACGTTTTGATTCCGCGCGGGGGCAGAGGGCTTATCCGTTCGGTGGTTGAGAATTCAACAGTTCCTGTCATTGAAACGGGAGCGGGAAACTGCCATGTTTATGTAGATGAATCGGCGGATATTGATATGGCGGTAAATATCATTTTCAACGCCAAAACATCGCGCCCCTCCGTTTGCAATGCGGCGGAAACATTGCTTGTTCATAAGAATATCGCGCGGGAATTCCTGCCGAGAGCAAAGGAAATGCTGGATAAAAAGCATGTGGAGCTGCGGGGCGACGAGCTTACAAGAGAGATTCTGGGCAACAGCGTCGTTCCGGCGACAGAAGAGGATTGGGAGACAGAATACAACGACTATATTCTCGCTGTAAAAACCGTCAGCAGTACAGACGAAGCGATTGCGCATATAAATAAATACGGAACAAGGCACAGCGAGGCTATTGTCACCGACAGCTTTGCGAATTCTCAGAAATTCCTGCGGGAAGTCGACGCCGCCGCAGTATATGTAAATGCGTCGACAAGGTTTACCGATGGAAACGAGTTTGGTTTTGGCGCCGAAATCGGCATTTCGACGCAGAAGCTTCATGCGCGCGGCCCGATGGGTCTCGATGAGCTTACAACCGTTAAATATCAGATAATCGGTTCCGGACAGGTAAGATGA
- a CDS encoding hypothetical protein (Family membership): protein MTDEKSQDNEARIKAHRRKRNATAALGAGILVLALAGFCFIMFFAVKAGVAYIKNFVGLEEDEAYFEKYLEPVVMFDPKPFNDISEADQEWEIETAIWASLDENEKNGAYASTADGREILPLKDVEANLKKYFGIVNPKFMSFSNGDFTYEYNRKGQCYYIPLIAVTSYYIPDVKNISRNFNSVTLTVDYKEGQNWGQEDDTASSKKATEKTVKIVLSRTRGNYRVKSIQEVG, encoded by the coding sequence ATGACGGACGAAAAAAGCCAGGATAATGAAGCGAGAATAAAGGCACATAGGCGCAAGAGAAATGCAACGGCTGCTCTCGGCGCAGGGATATTGGTTTTAGCACTGGCTGGTTTTTGTTTTATAATGTTTTTCGCGGTCAAAGCAGGAGTGGCATATATAAAGAATTTCGTCGGGCTAGAAGAGGATGAGGCATACTTTGAAAAATATCTTGAGCCTGTCGTAATGTTTGACCCCAAACCATTTAATGATATATCTGAAGCAGACCAGGAGTGGGAGATTGAAACGGCAATCTGGGCTTCGCTCGACGAGAATGAAAAGAACGGCGCCTATGCGTCCACTGCGGACGGTCGAGAGATACTCCCTCTTAAGGATGTGGAGGCCAATTTAAAGAAATACTTCGGTATTGTAAACCCCAAATTCATGTCATTTTCAAACGGGGATTTTACATATGAGTATAATCGAAAAGGGCAGTGCTATTATATTCCGCTGATTGCCGTTACTTCATATTACATACCCGATGTCAAGAATATTTCGAGGAACTTTAATTCTGTAACGCTTACCGTTGATTACAAGGAGGGCCAGAACTGGGGGCAAGAGGACGATACCGCTTCCTCCAAGAAGGCCACCGAAAAAACCGTGAAAATCGTACTTTCAAGAACACGGGGCAACTACAGGGTAAAATCAATACAGGAAGTTGGCTGA
- a CDS encoding spore cortex-lytic protein (High confidence in function and specificity) has product MKSRIMTLRLNIIKTAFALVLVSIAFMVFSFISKSIETKSVQTLSSYGSTGNEVVQIQTRLKNWGYYFGDIDGIFGPLTQSAVISFQRKNGLTPDGIVGPATLRALGLPAGNSSYGNYSSSDYYLLARLISAEARGEPYVGQVAVGAVVLNRVEHPSFPNTIAGVIYQPGAFTCLQDGQFNQPVVESAYRAAQDALNGWDPSNGSIYYYNPATATSAWIWSRPVLLRIGNHVFCK; this is encoded by the coding sequence ATGAAAAGTAGAATAATGACACTTAGGCTCAATATTATTAAAACCGCTTTTGCTTTGGTATTAGTATCAATTGCCTTTATGGTTTTCTCTTTTATATCTAAATCAATTGAAACAAAATCCGTACAGACACTTTCAAGTTATGGCTCAACCGGCAACGAGGTGGTACAAATTCAGACAAGGCTTAAAAACTGGGGATACTACTTTGGAGATATCGACGGAATCTTTGGACCATTAACACAATCCGCCGTCATTTCATTCCAGCGTAAAAATGGGCTTACCCCTGACGGTATTGTCGGCCCGGCAACACTTCGCGCCCTCGGGCTGCCGGCCGGAAACAGCAGCTATGGAAATTACAGCAGCAGCGACTATTATCTGCTCGCGCGGCTTATATCGGCCGAAGCCCGCGGAGAACCATACGTGGGACAGGTTGCAGTCGGGGCCGTTGTGTTAAACCGCGTAGAGCACCCGTCTTTCCCTAATACAATAGCCGGGGTCATCTATCAGCCTGGGGCCTTCACCTGCCTTCAAGACGGGCAATTCAATCAGCCCGTTGTCGAATCCGCATATAGGGCGGCGCAGGATGCTCTAAATGGTTGGGACCCATCAAACGGCTCGATATATTACTACAACCCCGCTACTGCCACGAGTGCATGGATCTGGTCGCGACCGGTTCTTCTGAGAATCGGCAACCATGTATTCTGCAAATAA
- a CDS encoding hypothetical protein (High confidence in function and specificity): protein MRQCPDRYTIRAGQNLPDKEFRYLRTVIVTAAVYRGFGSKLSLLPLTFRHRAGVSPYTSSFDLAETCVFAKQSPGPILCGSGFPEHPFSLGYGVNLPSSLTNPYPVGLRVLLLSTCVGLRYGRLVNTQGFSRLIPSTLRYSNFAPFRPALPSAGLWTS from the coding sequence TTGAGACAGTGCCCAGATCGTTACACCATTCGTGCGGGTCAGAACTTACCTGACAAGGAATTTCGCTACCTTAGGACCGTTATAGTTACGGCCGCCGTTTACCGGGGCTTCGGTTCGAAGCTCTCACTCCTCCCCTTAACCTTCCGGCACCGGGCAGGTGTCAGCCCCTATACTTCATCTTTCGATTTAGCAGAGACCTGTGTTTTTGCTAAACAGTCGCCTGGGCCTATTCTCTGCGGCTCTGGTTTCCCAGAGCACCCCTTCTCCCTAGGTTACGGGGTCAACTTGCCGAGTTCCTTAACAAACCCTTATCCCGTTGGCCTTAGAGTCCTCCTCCTGTCTACCTGTGTCGGTTTGCGGTACGGGCGCCTAGTCAATACACAAGGCTTTTCTCGCCTCATTCCATCCACACTTCGCTACTCTAATTTCGCTCCCTTTCGCCCAGCTCTACCATCGGCTGGGTTGTGGACTTCCTGA
- a CDS encoding ANTAR domain-containing protein (High confidence in function and specificity) — MGDGVLVVCSQQKLAKQLTTILASVLPGLHTIADSGAQARRLTSLTEFAAVLIAGRLHDETATDLALGLSSNGVERIVIIVDRAALADTHELLDGTGVTILSKPLTKDALIQAIKLILKVGSGKGGIFEKAKLMLVQQKHWTEPQAHRYIQKLSMDKRLPRDVTSQYVIRALEREKEKKLEE, encoded by the coding sequence TTGGGCGACGGCGTGCTCGTGGTTTGCAGCCAGCAGAAGCTTGCAAAACAGCTTACGACAATATTGGCTTCAGTACTGCCAGGGTTACATACCATCGCCGATTCAGGCGCCCAGGCCCGCCGCCTTACCAGTCTTACTGAATTTGCGGCGGTTCTAATAGCCGGACGGCTGCATGATGAAACCGCCACAGATTTGGCTTTAGGACTGTCCAGCAACGGGGTTGAGCGGATTGTAATAATTGTCGACCGCGCAGCCCTTGCTGATACCCATGAGTTACTTGACGGAACAGGCGTAACAATACTTTCAAAGCCCTTGACAAAAGACGCTCTTATACAAGCCATAAAGCTTATCTTAAAGGTTGGCAGTGGCAAGGGCGGCATATTTGAAAAGGCAAAGCTTATGCTCGTTCAGCAAAAACACTGGACAGAGCCCCAGGCTCACCGATATATACAAAAGTTGAGCATGGACAAAAGATTGCCGCGGGATGTCACTTCCCAATACGTCATTAGAGCTTTGGAGAGGGAAAAAGAAAAAAAGCTCGAAGAATGA
- the glnA gene encoding Glutamine synthetase (High confidence in function and specificity): MEREDVLRFVEDNNVKFIRFQFTDIGGIMKNIAINESNIENALDGTIFDGSSIEGFARVGESDMLLIPDLSTLNIIPWRSQQGKVARFISDVFLPDGRPFDGDPRYILKKTLAKAAKEGYTFDVGPECEFFLFHTDDRGLPTTQTHDTASYFDLAPIDLGEDARREMCLVLEEMGFIIDASHHEAAAGQHEIDFRHDEALKTADNIMTFKMVVKIIAQKHGLHATFMPKPLSNEAGSGMHINMQLFKNGQNVFADNTDPIGISKEARHFIGGIFKHINGITALTNPLVNSYKRLIPGNEAPSYTTWSRNIRGPLIRIPIVRDGSAKLELLSPDAACNPYLALSVLLEAGLEGIREGIEPPAEITENPMNMSAERMKELGVKRLPESLGDALKAFEADELIKNTLGSYTFSRYLSIKRAEWEEYCRQVNEWELERYLSIY, encoded by the coding sequence GTGGAACGTGAGGACGTTTTGCGTTTTGTAGAAGACAACAACGTGAAATTCATAAGGTTTCAATTCACCGATATCGGCGGCATAATGAAAAATATCGCCATCAACGAAAGTAACATTGAAAACGCTTTGGATGGCACAATTTTCGACGGGTCTTCCATCGAAGGGTTTGCAAGAGTCGGAGAATCGGATATGCTCTTAATTCCAGATCTATCGACGCTGAACATTATACCTTGGAGGTCTCAGCAAGGCAAAGTCGCGCGCTTTATAAGCGATGTTTTCCTGCCGGACGGAAGGCCATTTGACGGCGACCCGAGATATATACTCAAAAAGACGCTCGCAAAAGCCGCCAAAGAGGGTTACACTTTCGATGTCGGTCCGGAATGTGAATTTTTCCTGTTCCATACAGACGATCGTGGCCTGCCGACAACCCAAACGCATGATACGGCAAGCTACTTTGACCTGGCACCTATTGACCTTGGAGAAGACGCGCGCCGCGAGATGTGCCTTGTTCTCGAGGAAATGGGCTTCATTATCGATGCAAGCCACCACGAGGCCGCAGCAGGACAGCATGAAATTGATTTCCGCCACGACGAGGCTCTAAAAACGGCCGACAACATTATGACGTTTAAAATGGTAGTCAAAATTATAGCCCAGAAGCATGGCCTCCACGCTACTTTTATGCCAAAGCCCTTGAGCAACGAGGCTGGCAGCGGCATGCACATCAATATGCAGCTCTTTAAAAACGGTCAAAATGTATTTGCTGATAATACCGACCCTATCGGCATCTCTAAAGAAGCCCGTCACTTTATCGGTGGAATCTTCAAACACATAAACGGCATCACCGCCTTGACTAACCCCCTTGTAAACTCATATAAAAGGCTTATCCCGGGCAACGAAGCGCCAAGCTATACCACATGGTCCCGCAATATCCGCGGTCCGCTTATCCGCATTCCAATAGTGCGCGACGGCAGCGCGAAATTGGAACTTTTAAGCCCCGATGCAGCCTGCAATCCATATCTTGCCCTGTCTGTTCTGCTCGAGGCCGGACTCGAAGGCATAAGGGAAGGCATTGAACCGCCCGCAGAAATTACAGAAAATCCGATGAATATGAGTGCCGAACGTATGAAGGAATTGGGAGTCAAGCGCCTGCCAGAATCCCTCGGCGACGCCCTGAAAGCCTTTGAAGCGGACGAACTTATAAAAAATACCCTCGGCAGCTATACTTTCAGCAGATACCTTAGCATAAAAAGGGCTGAATGGGAAGAATACTGCCGTCAGGTTAACGAGTGGGAACTTGAGCGTTACCTCAGTATCTATTGA
- the dus1 gene encoding putative tRNA-dihydrouridine synthase 1 (High confidence in function and specificity) — MKIGNVDIKGYAALAPMAGVADTAFRTICRQFGACYVVGEMASAKGLCMSDRKTARLLSVTDAERPMAIQLFGNDPEVMAAAAVKSEEYGPDIIDINMGCPAPKIVSNGGGSALLKDPLLAGKIIESVVRAVKVPVTVKIRKGWDDAHVNAVEMAHIAEESGAAAITIHGRTREQMYRPYADLEIIRKVKEAVKIPVIGNGDVTSPESAKKMYDETGVDLVMVGRGALGAPWIFRQIEEYLSTGKVETNPDVKERMRVMVEHIKLLCSVMGEYPGIREARKHAAWYMKGLDGAASLREKAGRLAHIEDIERLAEEAIRLNT; from the coding sequence ATGAAAATAGGAAACGTTGATATAAAAGGATACGCGGCGCTTGCCCCTATGGCTGGGGTTGCCGATACAGCATTCAGGACAATTTGCCGGCAATTCGGTGCATGCTATGTAGTCGGTGAAATGGCCAGCGCGAAAGGGCTCTGTATGTCGGATAGAAAAACTGCCCGGTTGCTGAGCGTAACTGACGCAGAGCGGCCGATGGCTATACAGCTTTTCGGCAATGACCCAGAGGTCATGGCGGCCGCTGCGGTTAAATCGGAAGAATACGGCCCTGACATAATTGACATCAACATGGGTTGCCCCGCGCCAAAGATAGTGTCGAATGGGGGAGGCAGCGCACTTCTCAAGGACCCGCTGCTCGCCGGAAAAATCATTGAGAGCGTAGTCCGGGCGGTAAAGGTTCCGGTTACGGTGAAGATCCGCAAAGGTTGGGATGACGCACATGTAAACGCCGTCGAGATGGCGCATATAGCGGAGGAATCGGGTGCTGCGGCAATAACAATACACGGGCGGACGCGCGAACAGATGTATCGGCCTTATGCTGACCTTGAAATCATCAGGAAAGTCAAAGAGGCGGTCAAAATCCCAGTGATAGGCAACGGTGACGTGACAAGTCCAGAGTCGGCGAAAAAGATGTATGACGAGACCGGGGTTGACCTTGTGATGGTGGGGCGCGGCGCTCTCGGCGCACCGTGGATTTTCCGCCAGATAGAAGAATACCTTTCAACCGGAAAGGTGGAAACAAATCCTGATGTTAAAGAGCGCATGCGGGTTATGGTCGAGCATATAAAGCTGCTTTGCAGCGTGATGGGAGAGTATCCGGGCATTCGTGAGGCGCGCAAACATGCGGCGTGGTACATGAAAGGGCTTGATGGTGCGGCGTCGCTGAGAGAAAAAGCGGGAAGGCTCGCACATATCGAGGACATCGAGCGGCTTGCAGAAGAAGCGATACGGCTGAATACGTGA
- a CDS encoding oxygen-independent coproporphyrinogen III oxidase (High confidence in function and specificity), giving the protein MRGSSPANTVGIYIHVPFCENGKCPYCDFYSLTLTEELKERYIKAVERDLKKWSVSAKGRIADTVYFGGGTPSLLKEDLARLFLCVKKYFQVADNAEVTFEANPAGIDFDLLNVLRSAGFNRLSLGMQSAQDSELAALGRRHRRKDVAAAVENAHRAGFDNISLDLMLCVPNQTKESLKESVDFAASLSPRHISAYLLKIEPGTRFSDIKDSLNLPDEDTQADIYLTACELLESKGFLQYEISNFANKGFESKHNLRYWDCGEYLGFGPAAHSFFNGKRFYYTRSLEDYIIGAGPQDDGTGGTFEEYVMLRLRLRDGINETELKKRYGKDFSCFDTQKISLLVKNGLIQNEHGRLALTRKGFLVSNSVISELLYG; this is encoded by the coding sequence ATGCGCGGAAGCTCACCGGCTAATACAGTCGGAATCTATATTCATGTGCCATTTTGCGAAAACGGCAAATGCCCGTACTGTGATTTCTATTCTTTAACCTTAACTGAAGAATTAAAAGAGAGATATATAAAAGCGGTGGAGCGGGACTTAAAAAAATGGTCGGTCTCTGCAAAAGGCAGGATTGCCGATACCGTATATTTTGGCGGCGGGACGCCTTCTTTGCTTAAAGAAGACCTGGCCCGCCTGTTTCTTTGTGTGAAAAAATATTTTCAAGTGGCTGATAATGCGGAGGTTACTTTTGAGGCAAATCCGGCGGGTATTGACTTTGACCTGCTCAACGTGCTGCGCAGCGCCGGTTTTAACCGCCTGTCCCTCGGTATGCAGTCGGCGCAGGACAGCGAACTTGCCGCGCTCGGGCGGCGCCACAGGCGAAAAGACGTTGCGGCGGCGGTTGAAAATGCCCACCGGGCGGGCTTTGACAATATCTCTCTTGACCTTATGCTATGTGTGCCAAACCAAACGAAAGAAAGCCTTAAAGAGTCTGTCGATTTTGCCGCCTCGCTTTCACCGCGGCATATTTCGGCGTATCTCCTTAAAATTGAGCCGGGGACACGCTTTTCTGACATCAAGGATTCGCTTAACCTGCCTGATGAAGATACACAGGCGGACATTTATCTCACGGCCTGCGAGCTGCTCGAATCCAAAGGCTTTTTACAGTATGAGATATCGAATTTTGCCAATAAAGGCTTTGAATCAAAACACAATCTTAGGTACTGGGACTGCGGCGAGTATCTGGGGTTTGGCCCTGCGGCTCATTCCTTTTTCAATGGAAAGCGCTTTTATTACACCCGCAGCTTAGAGGACTATATTATTGGTGCAGGCCCGCAGGACGACGGCACCGGCGGGACATTCGAGGAATATGTCATGCTGCGGCTGCGGCTGCGGGATGGAATCAATGAAACTGAATTGAAAAAGCGTTACGGAAAAGACTTTTCCTGCTTTGATACGCAGAAAATATCGTTGCTCGTAAAAAATGGGCTGATACAAAACGAGCATGGGCGGCTTGCTCTGACGAGAAAAGGTTTTCTTGTCAGCAACTCTGTAATCAGTGAACTGCTTTATGGCTGA